Within the Vibrio tasmaniensis genome, the region GTGGCGTGTAAGAGTGCCAATCAAGCACATGATGCAAGCAGTGAGATAAAGAACCTAGTCAGCAGTATTGAAGAAGTAAAACACAAGATACAAACACTTAATGAGCAAACTGGAGAAGTCTCTTCAATATTGGGTGTTATTCGAGGTATTGCAGACCAAACCAACCTTCTAGCCTTAAATGCGGCGATTGAAGCGGCTCGTGCGGGAGAACAAGGTCGGGGCTTTGCGGTAGTAGCAGATGAAGTTCGTGATCTTGCATCACGAACGGCAGAGGCAACGGGCAGTATTGAATCGATTATCCATCAGTTCCAGAAAGGCAGTGAAGAATCTCTGACTTCTGCCGACCGCGTTTGCGAACAAGCGCATCAAAGCTCAACAGATATCGACGCACTGTCCGTTGAAATGAACGGTGTCGTTGAAGAAATGAAACAAGTTCTGGCTCATGCGCAAAATATTCAACAACAGACGCAATCCACTACACACGCAACCCAAGATGTGCAACAAAAGGTGGAAACCATCACTTCTCATGCTGACAACACATCACAATCTGCGGCTGAGACTCGTGACATCAGTAATGATTTAGAAGAACTTTCGGATCATCTCGAGTCACTGATTAATCAATTCACGCTCGCCAACACTGGAAATCGTAAAAATTAGTATTCAATTGAGACTAAAGAGACAACTTTTGGTGTGACAAAGTAGAAAATAGAGCAAAAAATCAGCCCTTATTGGCTTTTATCCTCGATAGACAAAATATTTCTTTCACCAAGCAAGAATAAAGGTTGAAGCTGTCGTTATGACAGGTAATATGTTCAATCGATTTAAAAAGTTTATACAACTCAATGTTTCGGCTAATTATTGTGCAAATGTATGTTTATTTGCAGCAAAGCTAGATACTTCGAGTTGAATTTGTCCCTCAATGGAGAATGAAATCAACATGACTTACGCGCCTGTAACAGACGTACTTGGCGGCAAGCTAGCGGTAGACAGTGAAGTAACTGTTCGCGGCTGGATCCGTTCACGTCGTGATTCCAAAGCTGGAATCTCTTTCCTTGCCATTTATGACGGCTCTTGTTTCGACCCGATTCAGGCCGTGGTTCCTAATAATCTTAATAATTACGAAGACGAAGTATTAAAGCTAACAACTGGCTGCTCTGTTGAAGTAACAGGTAAGATTGTTGAGTCTCCTGCGAAAGGTCAAGACTTCGAACTAGCAGCAACTGACGTTAAAGTTGTAGGCTGGGTTGAAGACGCTGACACTTACCCAATGGCTAAGACACGTCACTCTATCGAATACCTTCGTGAAGTTGCTCACCTACGCCCACGTACAAACGTGATCGGCGCAGTAGCACGTGTACGTAACTGTCTATCTCAAGCGATTCACCGTTTCTACCACGAGCAAGGTTTCTTCTGGACTTCAGCTCCGCTTATCACTGCATCTGATGCAGAAGGCGCTGGCGAAATGTTCCGCGTATCTACGCTAGACATGGAAAACCTACCTCGCACTGACGAAGGCAAAGTTGATTTCAACGAAGATTTCTTCGGTAAAGAGACTTTCCTAACTGTATCTGGCCAACTTAATGCTGAAGCTTACGCTTGTGCACTAAGCAAGGTTTACACGTTCGGTCCTACGTTCCGTGCTGAAAACTCAAACACAAGCCGCCACCTAGCTGAGTTCTGGATGGTTGAGCCTGAAGTTGCGTTTGCAGACCTTGACGATGTAGCGAAACTGGCTGAAGACATGCTTAAGTACGTTTTCGCTGCTGTTCTTGAAGAGCGCCGTGACGACCTTGAGTTCTTCGCTTCTCGCATCGACAAGCAAGCAATTACTCGTCTAGAGCAATTCGTTGACGCTGATTTTGCACAAGTTGACTACACTGACGCAATCCAAATCCTACTAGACTCTGGTAAGAAATTTGAATTTGACGTTGAGTGGGGCATCGACATGTCTTCTGAGCATGAACGTTACCTAGCTGAAGAGCACTTCAAAGCGCCTGTTATCGTTAAGAACTACCCGAAAGACATCAAAGCTTTCTACATGCGCTTAAACGACGACGGCAAAACAGTTGCAGCAATGGACGTACTTGCACCAGGCATCGGTGAAATCATCGGTGGTGCACAACGTGAAGAGCGTCTAGACATTCTAGACGAGCGCATGATTGGTATGGGTATCGACCCTGAGCACATGAGCTGGTACCGCGATCTACGTAAATACGGTACAGTGCCACACGCTGGCTTCGGTCTTGGCTTCGAGCGCCTAGTATCTTACGTAACAGGTATGGGCAACGTTCGTGACGTTATCCCGTTCCCACGTACTCCACGCTCTGCAAACTTCTAATATCGGCTTGCTTCTTCTTTAAAAAAGTCAGTATCAGATAAAAAAACCTTCGTATATACGGAGGTTTTTTTTATGTCTTAATATTATCTCTATTCCTTTTTTCCCCACAGATTCACCTGCTCACTTTCATGAGCAAACCTCCAATCACTAGCTCAAATATAAAACTACAAATCAAAAGCTTACTTACTGTAATTTTATGTAATGAACACCTGACAAAGTCATACAGTATTGATGTCCTGTATAAATTATTCTTCTTACTAATTAATTTGTGAATATAAATTTTTAGGGACCCCAATGAAAACAAGCATTTTATCTGCAGTTCTACTAATCACTTTAACCGGATGTGGTGGCGGAGGATCATCGACTCCGGCTAAAAAGCCGGCGGTGAAACCAACACAAAAACCAACAGTCTTCATCTCTAAATGTTCGCAACCCTTACAAGGGGATACAGCCTTAACCTTCAAGATTAAAGGTACAATAGCGAGTGTCAATGGCGTTGCATGTAGTGGTAGCCCCAAAGCATTTGACGATATGATGAAAGCTCACCCGAATACAAAAACGCTGAACTTCATTGATATGGGTGGCTCTATGAATGATGACGCCAACATCCAACTAGCGTACAAAGTAAGAGCAAAGAAGTTAGACACGTACATTAGCTCGATTGGACATGTAGCGTCAGGCGGCACTGACCTTTTCGTTGCGGGTGTAAAAAGGACGGTTGAACCAGGCGCTCGATTAGGCGTGCACTCTTGGGCTGCAGGCTCTATACAAGGTGCTTCACTTCCTGTAGGACACAAAGAGCACAAGCCATACATTGATTACTATAAAAAAATGGGATTAAAAGATCCGAGCGGTTTCTACTGGTTTACCCTAAAAGCAGCACCTGCTAACGGTATGCATTATATGACTCCTGCTGAAGTATCTAAGTATGGTTTGGCGTCTGTAATGACGAATGTTACAAAAGACCTTAGAGCGAACTACACCCCTAAAAACAGCCTTTTGAACAACAACCTATTGGACGTTGTTAGTGATAGTCTGAAAGCTGTAGCCGTTGAAAACCACGTGAGAAGTACCGTATACGCGCTCGATCATGTCTCTACACTGCTATTCAAACAGTTCAATGTATCAAACCGAGATGAGTTAATAACCTACTTAAAGCTTAATGGGAAATTAGATCCTGTTACCCAATCGTATGTATTTAAAGCTTCATCAACGAAGCCGGCGACTATCTATAACTCAAAAACGGATACAATAAATACAACATATAGGTCCAACGATAAGTACCGTGTTGCTCCTAAACCCTTAATTGAAACGGGTTTGACGATCGAAAATTATGGCATTGAAGCATCGCATACATCTGTTCAGGTCGAATTGAACAAAAG harbors:
- a CDS encoding COG3904 family protein — its product is MKTSILSAVLLITLTGCGGGGSSTPAKKPAVKPTQKPTVFISKCSQPLQGDTALTFKIKGTIASVNGVACSGSPKAFDDMMKAHPNTKTLNFIDMGGSMNDDANIQLAYKVRAKKLDTYISSIGHVASGGTDLFVAGVKRTVEPGARLGVHSWAAGSIQGASLPVGHKEHKPYIDYYKKMGLKDPSGFYWFTLKAAPANGMHYMTPAEVSKYGLASVMTNVTKDLRANYTPKNSLLNNNLLDVVSDSLKAVAVENHVRSTVYALDHVSTLLFKQFNVSNRDELITYLKLNGKLDPVTQSYVFKASSTKPATIYNSKTDTINTTYRSNDKYRVAPKPLIETGLTIENYGIEASHTSVQVELNKSAIQVEIEDQQFSLVKDPSVNTINYCKKVKFTVASGKLVTVANCLESTLKGDQVQLVSYERTTKRKILGSATPIVSKSITKTSNFELNAKQSTLITK
- the asnS gene encoding asparagine--tRNA ligase translates to MTYAPVTDVLGGKLAVDSEVTVRGWIRSRRDSKAGISFLAIYDGSCFDPIQAVVPNNLNNYEDEVLKLTTGCSVEVTGKIVESPAKGQDFELAATDVKVVGWVEDADTYPMAKTRHSIEYLREVAHLRPRTNVIGAVARVRNCLSQAIHRFYHEQGFFWTSAPLITASDAEGAGEMFRVSTLDMENLPRTDEGKVDFNEDFFGKETFLTVSGQLNAEAYACALSKVYTFGPTFRAENSNTSRHLAEFWMVEPEVAFADLDDVAKLAEDMLKYVFAAVLEERRDDLEFFASRIDKQAITRLEQFVDADFAQVDYTDAIQILLDSGKKFEFDVEWGIDMSSEHERYLAEEHFKAPVIVKNYPKDIKAFYMRLNDDGKTVAAMDVLAPGIGEIIGGAQREERLDILDERMIGMGIDPEHMSWYRDLRKYGTVPHAGFGLGFERLVSYVTGMGNVRDVIPFPRTPRSANF